One Aegilops tauschii subsp. strangulata cultivar AL8/78 chromosome 7, Aet v6.0, whole genome shotgun sequence genomic window carries:
- the LOC109780722 gene encoding mitochondrial intermediate peptidase, mitochondrial isoform X2, with translation MLRAAAAARRAAVAAFSTSAARTETGLYGFDVLRTAKGFRRFVDEAIQRSDELVAHIAQLPPSAEIVRTMDEISNTVCSVIDSAELCRNTHPDREFAEEADKASMRIYEHLQYLNTNTTLYNAILKAESEGALLSEESQKAANNLRVDFEKGGIHLPKDKLERVNQLNLAIAHLGRKFNENVMNKPGFVDIYPASRIPRNIQHNFKPISRFKPRGVEEQSNAMNATRQKGIRIVTDSGSVSSALRWASDEEVRRQVYVVGNSEPRENIGVLDELIDARDEFAKTMGCRSYAEFAIRPNMAASVDVVMSFLNDLSDTVRHKADEEFNTIKDFKRRVCNDKSADLEPWDEDYFIGMMKSSAHTVDPSVVASYFPLSQCIKGLNVLVESLFGATFHQVPMGDGESWHPNVIKLSLHHPDEIIALVCNFSSSRGLTARLNHCDVETLFHEFGHALHSLLSRTEYQHFSGTRVALDVAETPSNLFEFYAWDYRVLRTFALDETTGDPIPEKLVKALNASRNMFPATDLQRQVFYSIMDLTLFGEHTSKPVDTISAVADLKRKHTSWNYVEGTHWHTRFSHLINYGAGYYSYLYARCFATTIWQEVCQGDPLSRSTGSAIRDKFLRHGGAKDPSVLLKDFAGDSVIKNSGGGIIPDISSLCKEVGL, from the exons CACCTCCGCGGCGAGGACGGAGACGGGCCTGTACGGCTTCGACGTGCTGCGCACGGCCAAGGGCTTCCGCCGCTTCGTCGACGAGGCCATCCAGCG GTCGGACGAGCTCGTTGCCCACATTGCGCAGCTGCCGCCGTCTGCGGAGATTGTTCGCACCATGGATGAGATCTCCAACACT GTTTGCTCGGTCATTGATTCGGCGGAGCTGTGCAGGAACACGCACCCAGATAG GGAGTTTGCGGAGGAAGCAGATAAGGCATCAATGAGGATTTACGAGCATCTTCAA TACCTGAACACAAATACCACTTTATACAACGCGATACTAAAAGCTGAGAGCGAAGGTGCCCTGCTCTCAGAGGAATCTCAGAAGGCAGCAAATAACTTGCGTGTCGACTTTGAGAAAGGAGGGATTCATCTTCCCAAAG ATAAACTTGAGCGTGTTAATCAGCTGAACCTTGCAATTGCGCATCTGGGTAGAAA GTTCAATGAAAATGTTATGAACAAACCAGGTTTTGTGGATATATATCCAGCTTCGCGTATTCCAAGGAATATACAACATAATTTCAAACCTATTAGTCGTTTTAAACCTAGGGGTGTTGAAGAACAGAGCAATGCAATGAACGCTACAAGGCAAAAGGGTATAAGGATAGTGACAGACTCAGGATCTGTATCATCAGCACTGAGATGGGCTTCGGATGAGGAG GTCAGGAGACAGGTATATGTTGTAGGAAACTCTGAACCTCGTGAAAACATTGGTGTTCTTGACGAACTTATAGATGCTCGTGATGAGTTTGCAAAG ACTATGGGTTGCAGATCATATGCTGAATTTGCTATTCGTCCTAACATGGCTGCATCTGTCGATGTGGTCATGTCATTTCTCAACGATTTGAGTGACACTGTTAGGCATAAAGCTGATGAG GAATTTAATACTATAAAAGATTTTAAGAGAAGAGTATGTAATGACAAGAGTGCTGATCTTGAACCATGGGATGAGGATTATTTCATTGGAATGATGAAATCATCTGCGCATACTGTGGATCCCTCG GTTGTTGCATCGTATTTTCCATTGTCCCAATGCATAAAGGGCTTAAACGTGCTGGTGGAATCATTATTTGGTGCCACATTTCATCAAGTTCCTATGGGGGACGGAGAGTCGTGGCATCCTAATGTGATAAAGCTGTCTCTCCATCACCCTGATGAG ATCATTGCATTGGTATGCAACTTCTCGAGTTCTAGGGGATTAACTGCGAGGCTCAACCATTGTGATGTCGAAACTCTTTTCCATGAGTTTGGCCATGCCCTTCATTCTCTGCTATCAAGAACG GAATATCAGCATTTCTCTGGTACTAGAGTTGCTCTCGATGTCGCTGAAACACCCTCAAACCTTTTTGA GTTCTATGCGTGGGACTACCGTGTCTTGAGGACATTTGCTCTAGATGAAACAACTGGTGATCCAATACCAGAAAAGCTGGTAAAGGCACTAAACGCTTCTCGAAACATGTTTCCGGCTACTGACCTCCAGCGACAG GTTTTTTATTCTATAATGGACTTAACTTTGTTTGGGGAGCACACATCGAAGCCGGTGGACACAATTTCTGCTGTTGCGGATTTGAAAAGAAAGCACACGAGTTGGAATTATGTAGAAGGCACTCACTGGCACACTCGGTTTTCTCATCTTATAAACTATGGCGCTG GGTACTATAGCTATCTCTATGCTAGATGTTTTGCCACAACTATATGGCAAGAAGTATGCCAAGGTGATCCATTGTCCCGCAGCACAGGTAGCGCGATTAGGGACAAGTTCTTAAGACATGGTGGGGCTAAGGATCCATCTGTCTTGTTGAAAGATTTTGCAGGTGATTCCGTCATTAAAAACTCTGGCGGCGGAATAATCCCTGACATTAGCTCATTGTGTAAAGAAGTTGGTTTGTGA
- the LOC109780722 gene encoding mitochondrial intermediate peptidase, mitochondrial isoform X1 codes for MLRAAAAARRAAVAAFSTSAARTETGLYGFDVLRTAKGFRRFVDEAIQRSDELVAHIAQLPPSAEIVRTMDEISNTVCSVIDSAELCRNTHPDREFAEEADKASMRIYEHLQYLNTNTTLYNAILKAESEGALLSEESQKAANNLRVDFEKGGIHLPKDKLERVNQLNLAIAHLGRKFNENVMNKPGFVDIYPASRIPRNIQHNFKPISRFKPRGVEEQSNAMNATRQKGIRIVTDSGSVSSALRWASDEEVRRQVYVVGNSEPRENIGVLDELIDARDEFAKTMGCRSYAEFAIRPNMAASVDVVMSFLNDLSDTVRHKADEEFNTIKDFKRRVCNDKSADLEPWDEDYFIGMMKSSAHTVDPSVVASYFPLSQCIKGLNVLVESLFGATFHQVPMGDGESWHPNVIKLSLHHPDEGDLGFMYLDLYSRKGKYPGCAHFAIRGGRRLSGTNYQLPIIALVCNFSSSRGLTARLNHCDVETLFHEFGHALHSLLSRTEYQHFSGTRVALDVAETPSNLFEFYAWDYRVLRTFALDETTGDPIPEKLVKALNASRNMFPATDLQRQVFYSIMDLTLFGEHTSKPVDTISAVADLKRKHTSWNYVEGTHWHTRFSHLINYGAGYYSYLYARCFATTIWQEVCQGDPLSRSTGSAIRDKFLRHGGAKDPSVLLKDFAGDSVIKNSGGGIIPDISSLCKEVGL; via the exons CACCTCCGCGGCGAGGACGGAGACGGGCCTGTACGGCTTCGACGTGCTGCGCACGGCCAAGGGCTTCCGCCGCTTCGTCGACGAGGCCATCCAGCG GTCGGACGAGCTCGTTGCCCACATTGCGCAGCTGCCGCCGTCTGCGGAGATTGTTCGCACCATGGATGAGATCTCCAACACT GTTTGCTCGGTCATTGATTCGGCGGAGCTGTGCAGGAACACGCACCCAGATAG GGAGTTTGCGGAGGAAGCAGATAAGGCATCAATGAGGATTTACGAGCATCTTCAA TACCTGAACACAAATACCACTTTATACAACGCGATACTAAAAGCTGAGAGCGAAGGTGCCCTGCTCTCAGAGGAATCTCAGAAGGCAGCAAATAACTTGCGTGTCGACTTTGAGAAAGGAGGGATTCATCTTCCCAAAG ATAAACTTGAGCGTGTTAATCAGCTGAACCTTGCAATTGCGCATCTGGGTAGAAA GTTCAATGAAAATGTTATGAACAAACCAGGTTTTGTGGATATATATCCAGCTTCGCGTATTCCAAGGAATATACAACATAATTTCAAACCTATTAGTCGTTTTAAACCTAGGGGTGTTGAAGAACAGAGCAATGCAATGAACGCTACAAGGCAAAAGGGTATAAGGATAGTGACAGACTCAGGATCTGTATCATCAGCACTGAGATGGGCTTCGGATGAGGAG GTCAGGAGACAGGTATATGTTGTAGGAAACTCTGAACCTCGTGAAAACATTGGTGTTCTTGACGAACTTATAGATGCTCGTGATGAGTTTGCAAAG ACTATGGGTTGCAGATCATATGCTGAATTTGCTATTCGTCCTAACATGGCTGCATCTGTCGATGTGGTCATGTCATTTCTCAACGATTTGAGTGACACTGTTAGGCATAAAGCTGATGAG GAATTTAATACTATAAAAGATTTTAAGAGAAGAGTATGTAATGACAAGAGTGCTGATCTTGAACCATGGGATGAGGATTATTTCATTGGAATGATGAAATCATCTGCGCATACTGTGGATCCCTCG GTTGTTGCATCGTATTTTCCATTGTCCCAATGCATAAAGGGCTTAAACGTGCTGGTGGAATCATTATTTGGTGCCACATTTCATCAAGTTCCTATGGGGGACGGAGAGTCGTGGCATCCTAATGTGATAAAGCTGTCTCTCCATCACCCTGATGAG GGTGATTTAGGATTTATGTATCTCGATCTCTACTCCAGAAAGGGTAAATACCCAGGATGTGCTCATTTTGCAATCAGAGGGGGCCGGCGATTGTCTGGCACGAACTACCAACTTCCA ATCATTGCATTGGTATGCAACTTCTCGAGTTCTAGGGGATTAACTGCGAGGCTCAACCATTGTGATGTCGAAACTCTTTTCCATGAGTTTGGCCATGCCCTTCATTCTCTGCTATCAAGAACG GAATATCAGCATTTCTCTGGTACTAGAGTTGCTCTCGATGTCGCTGAAACACCCTCAAACCTTTTTGA GTTCTATGCGTGGGACTACCGTGTCTTGAGGACATTTGCTCTAGATGAAACAACTGGTGATCCAATACCAGAAAAGCTGGTAAAGGCACTAAACGCTTCTCGAAACATGTTTCCGGCTACTGACCTCCAGCGACAG GTTTTTTATTCTATAATGGACTTAACTTTGTTTGGGGAGCACACATCGAAGCCGGTGGACACAATTTCTGCTGTTGCGGATTTGAAAAGAAAGCACACGAGTTGGAATTATGTAGAAGGCACTCACTGGCACACTCGGTTTTCTCATCTTATAAACTATGGCGCTG GGTACTATAGCTATCTCTATGCTAGATGTTTTGCCACAACTATATGGCAAGAAGTATGCCAAGGTGATCCATTGTCCCGCAGCACAGGTAGCGCGATTAGGGACAAGTTCTTAAGACATGGTGGGGCTAAGGATCCATCTGTCTTGTTGAAAGATTTTGCAGGTGATTCCGTCATTAAAAACTCTGGCGGCGGAATAATCCCTGACATTAGCTCATTGTGTAAAGAAGTTGGTTTGTGA